Proteins found in one Hevea brasiliensis isolate MT/VB/25A 57/8 chromosome 18, ASM3005281v1, whole genome shotgun sequence genomic segment:
- the LOC110631498 gene encoding VQ motif-containing protein 4 — protein sequence METSPKHQDNQNPQSLLPSPNSHSSSSSSSTTTNNGLHNNQPPLPSPKPVNRSESANPYPTTFVQADTSSFKQVVQMLTGSPKPTNTAAAAVSQPDPSPKSHAHNIPPIKSIPKKNQSSGFKLYERRNSLKNLKINPLNPIFAPPTSGFSPRKPEILSPSILDFPALVLSPVTPLIPDPFDRSGAASYTNCYSPMKNPHRNHNNNSVNGNLLDADAEEKAIKEKGFYLHPSPATTPREAEPRLLHLFPVTSPRVSGSSNPSS from the coding sequence ATGGAAACCTCACCAAAACACCAAGATAATCAGAACCCACAATCTCTGCTTCCCTCCCCCAACAGCCAcagtagcagcagcagcagctcTACCACCACTAATAATGGACTCCACAACAATCAACCACCACTTCCCTCACCCAAACCCGTCAACAGATCCGAATCCGCCAATCCTTACCCAACAACCTTCGTCCAAGCAGATACATCCTCCTTCAAACAAGTCGTCCAAATGTTGACGGGATCCCCCAAACCCACCAACACTGCCGCCGCCGCTGTCTCCCAACCAGACCCATCACCTAAAtcccacgcccacaatatcccgcCTATCAAATCCATACCCAAAAAGAATCAATCCTCTGGGTTCAAGCTTTATGAACGTAGAAATTCACTCAAAAACCTTAAGATCAATCCTCTCAACCCAATTTTCGCTCCTCCCACTTCTGGGTTCTCGCCTCGAAAACCCGAGATCCTCTCTCCTAGCATCCTTGACTTTCCTGCCCTCGTTCTCAGCCCTGTCACTCCCTTAATACCTGACCCGTTTGACCGATCTGGAGCAGCAAGTTACACTAACTGTTACAGTCCCATGAAAAATCCCCACAGAAACCATAACAATAACAGTGTGAATGGTAACTTATTAGATGCTGATGCAGAGGAGAAAGCAATCAAAGAGAAGGGATTTTACTTGCATCCGTCGCCGGCAACTACACCAAGAGAAGCGGAGCCACGGTTGTTGCATCTCTTTCCGGTCACGTCCCCTAGAGTGTCAGGTT